The Xanthomonas sp. DAR 34887 genome has a segment encoding these proteins:
- a CDS encoding XAC2610-related protein codes for MRSFPAPLPVRAVRRCALVLLGVLSLAAAAPAAPQDADGGFDAQAFANSPRRTYAVQDFSTRYRATLEIEDNDEVFRPGIVRVFARGNATPLIEVASPELVLDTDAKGGKAKANVHELPYGEQSVLIYDDFNFDGIKDLALMDGQNSCYHGPSYQVYLGTADGFAPSPEFTELAQNNCGLFEVDAKAREIHTMTKDGCCWHQFAVYTVRDGKPLLQREMVDDARAEGPGLSQETRYRDQGGKRVAEQHYLWDEDGGSGAGERKILLEFRLAPSGKRIVVFANDSDGASGAPYYAAIGAQQQVELLYPEGDAEALAYDAARHTLSFVRAATTYRIVGDAQGVPQRMEVVVRGKSQPLPLQPGSVRGSLQAVARALAAAQ; via the coding sequence ATGCGATCGTTCCCTGCGCCTCTCCCCGTGCGTGCCGTGCGGCGTTGCGCGCTCGTCCTGCTGGGCGTGCTGTCGCTGGCGGCCGCGGCGCCGGCCGCGCCGCAGGATGCCGACGGCGGCTTCGATGCGCAGGCCTTCGCCAACAGCCCGCGCCGCACCTACGCGGTGCAGGATTTTTCCACGCGCTACCGGGCGACGCTGGAGATCGAGGACAACGACGAGGTGTTCCGCCCTGGCATCGTGCGCGTGTTCGCGCGCGGCAACGCCACCCCGCTGATCGAGGTGGCCTCGCCCGAGCTGGTGCTGGATACCGACGCCAAGGGCGGCAAGGCCAAGGCCAACGTGCACGAACTGCCGTACGGCGAGCAGAGCGTGCTGATCTACGACGATTTCAATTTCGACGGGATCAAGGACCTGGCGCTGATGGACGGGCAGAACAGCTGCTACCACGGCCCGTCGTACCAGGTGTACCTCGGCACCGCCGATGGGTTCGCGCCGAGCCCTGAGTTCACCGAACTGGCGCAGAACAATTGCGGCCTGTTCGAGGTGGACGCGAAGGCGCGCGAGATCCACACCATGACCAAGGACGGCTGCTGCTGGCACCAGTTCGCGGTCTACACCGTGCGCGACGGCAAGCCGCTGCTGCAGCGCGAGATGGTCGACGACGCCCGGGCCGAGGGGCCGGGATTGAGCCAGGAAACGCGCTACCGCGACCAGGGTGGCAAGCGCGTGGCCGAGCAGCACTACCTGTGGGACGAGGACGGCGGCAGCGGCGCGGGCGAGCGCAAGATCCTGCTCGAGTTCCGCCTGGCGCCCTCCGGCAAGCGCATCGTGGTGTTCGCCAATGACAGCGACGGCGCGTCCGGCGCGCCGTACTACGCGGCGATCGGCGCGCAGCAGCAGGTGGAGTTGCTGTACCCGGAAGGCGACGCGGAAGCCTTGGCCTACGATGCCGCGCGGCACACGCTCAGTTTCGTCCGCGCCGCCACCACCTATCGCATCGTCGGCGACGCCCAGGGCGTGCCGCAGCGCATGGAGGTGGTCGTGCGCGGCAAGTCCCAGCCGTTACCGCTGCAGCCGGGCTCGGTGCGTGGATCGCTGCAGGCGGTGGCGCGGGCGCTGGCGGCCGCGCAGTAA